A genomic stretch from Lachnospiraceae bacterium includes:
- a CDS encoding DeoR/GlpR transcriptional regulator, whose amino-acid sequence MPFYEREQQLLTLIMQNGRISVDELSQRLFISKPTVRRDLLKLEKKGLILRTHGGAELLKKSADETIPFFLREQEQNEAKQQMAAKAAKLISDGDTLMLDGTTSAYCLIPYLSGFQNLIVITSGLKAAYLLSSLNIKTICTGGEVLSRSFSLIGPEALRTIRHYNADLCFFSCRGLSHDGLLTDNSIEENEIRKAMLSRSQKKILLCDRSKTGHTFLNTLCTLDDIDTVITED is encoded by the coding sequence ATGCCTTTTTATGAAAGAGAACAGCAGCTACTCACGCTCATTATGCAAAACGGCCGTATCAGCGTCGATGAATTATCTCAACGGCTCTTTATCAGCAAGCCCACCGTCCGCCGCGACCTATTAAAGCTTGAAAAAAAGGGGCTCATACTCCGCACGCACGGCGGAGCTGAGCTCCTAAAAAAATCTGCTGATGAAACGATTCCCTTTTTTCTGAGAGAACAGGAACAAAATGAAGCCAAGCAGCAAATGGCCGCCAAAGCAGCCAAACTCATTTCAGATGGCGATACGCTCATGCTCGACGGCACCACCAGCGCCTACTGCCTCATTCCCTATCTGAGCGGCTTCCAGAATCTAATTGTCATTACCAGCGGTCTAAAAGCCGCCTATCTGCTCAGCAGCCTGAATATCAAGACCATCTGTACCGGCGGCGAGGTTTTAAGCCGTTCCTTTTCCCTCATTGGCCCTGAAGCACTGCGCACAATTCGGCATTATAACGCTGATCTCTGCTTTTTTTCCTGCCGCGGCTTATCCCATGATGGTCTTCTGACTGATAATTCTATCGAAGAAAATGAAATCCGCAAGGCTATGCTATCCCGCAGTCAAAAGAAAATTTTGCTTTGTGACCGCAGCAAAACCGGCCATACCTTTTTAAACACCCTGTGCACACTTGATGACATCGACACCGTCATTACCGAGGATTAA
- a CDS encoding sn-glycerol-1-phosphate dehydrogenase codes for MGSSFVCTCGKTHVSLVDQVLVGKGVIGQLPEIVKRYQAKRVFLLADLNTYKAAGERVAALLSEAQIAYSQYVFEESHLEPDEAAVGSAVMHFDQSCDLVIGIGSGVINDIGKIVSSMADLPYMIVGTAPSMDGYASATSSMSLDGLKVSLPSKCANVIIGDIDFLKTAPDQMLIAGLGDMLAKYISICEWRIAHLLVGEYYCETIAQMIREALAKCVQNAGGLLKREDEAIAAVFEGLVKGGEAMMYAGLSRPASGIEHYFSHIWDMRGLAFHTPVALHGLQCAVGTLLSARIYEQLKQVKPDEQRALAYVEHFDTAAWQEVLGTLVGKGAKSMIALEVKEGKYDRQKHAQRLKKIIRLWPEILQIIEEEVPSSQEIEKVLKTIHGPLSAGEVGQEEALLPQVFQATKDIRDKYIASRLAWDLGIIDEIKLG; via the coding sequence ATGGGAAGTTCATTTGTCTGTACCTGTGGAAAAACACATGTATCCTTAGTGGATCAGGTGCTGGTAGGGAAGGGCGTGATCGGTCAGCTTCCGGAGATCGTAAAGCGGTATCAGGCTAAACGGGTATTTTTGCTTGCGGATCTGAATACCTATAAGGCGGCAGGAGAGCGCGTGGCCGCTTTGCTGAGCGAAGCGCAGATCGCTTACTCACAATATGTATTTGAAGAGAGCCATTTGGAGCCTGATGAGGCGGCCGTGGGCAGCGCCGTGATGCATTTTGATCAAAGCTGCGATCTTGTGATAGGCATTGGGTCTGGGGTAATCAATGATATTGGAAAGATTGTCAGCAGCATGGCGGATCTTCCCTACATGATCGTCGGAACCGCGCCCTCGATGGATGGCTATGCCTCGGCCACATCGTCGATGTCATTGGATGGCCTTAAGGTCTCGCTGCCTTCTAAATGTGCGAATGTGATTATCGGCGATATTGATTTTTTAAAAACGGCTCCGGATCAGATGCTTATTGCGGGTCTCGGCGATATGCTAGCCAAATATATCAGCATCTGTGAGTGGAGGATTGCGCATCTGCTGGTGGGGGAATATTATTGTGAGACCATTGCACAGATGATTCGAGAAGCTCTTGCCAAATGTGTACAGAATGCGGGCGGCCTGTTAAAAAGAGAGGACGAAGCGATCGCAGCTGTGTTTGAAGGCTTAGTCAAAGGAGGCGAGGCTATGATGTATGCCGGATTATCACGGCCGGCATCCGGCATAGAGCATTATTTTTCTCATATTTGGGATATGAGAGGGCTGGCCTTTCATACACCGGTCGCGCTTCATGGCCTGCAGTGTGCAGTAGGAACGCTGCTCTCGGCAAGGATCTATGAGCAGCTTAAGCAGGTTAAGCCGGATGAGCAAAGGGCGCTGGCCTATGTGGAGCACTTTGATACAGCGGCATGGCAGGAAGTACTGGGCACTTTAGTAGGAAAAGGCGCTAAAAGCATGATAGCCCTCGAGGTAAAGGAAGGCAAATATGACCGGCAGAAGCATGCGCAGCGCCTTAAGAAAATCATCAGGCTATGGCCGGAGATTCTGCAGATCATAGAGGAAGAGGTGCCCTCCAGTCAGGAGATAGAGAAGGTCCTGAAAACAATTCACGGGCCTTTGTCGGCAGGAGAGGTAGGACAGGAAGAAGCGCTTTTGCCGCAGGTTTTTCAGGCGACCAAGGATATCCGCGATAAGTATATTGCTTCGCGGCTGGCTTGGGATCTGGGCATTATAGATGAAATTAAATTAGGATAA
- a CDS encoding MBL fold metallo-hydrolase, which yields MEITKSIQYVGVNDHAVDLFEGQYTVKNGMSYNSYVIMDEKIAVMDTVDIHFGHEWLDNIQNLLEKRQPDYLIVQHMEPDHSANIANFMKVYPQTQIVSSAKAFAMMQQFFGTDFADRRIVVKEGDTLELGSHVLSFVAAPMVHWPEVIVTYDQTDKVLFSADGFGKFGALDVTEEWDDEARRYYIGIVGKYGMQVQNLLKKAAGLDIQMICPLHGPVLKENLGHYLNLYNTWSSYAVETEGIVIAYTSIYGNTRKAVELLAQKLQEKGCPKVVLHDLARCDMAQAVADAFRYSKLVLATTTYNAGIFPFMREFIDHLTERNYQNRTVAFIENGSWAPLAAKVMKQMLSESKKLTVADTVVQIKSALNEESTQQLEELAAELCRDYIAQHAETANKNDMSALFNIGYGLYVVTSNDGKRDNGLIVNTVTQVTNTPNQIAVAINKENYSHHVIKQTGMMNINCLSTEAPFSVFENFGFQSGRTVDKFANYEEVLRSDNGLAFLPRYINSFMSLKVEQYVDLGTHGMFICSITEARVISDIETMTYTYYQNHVKPKPQTEGKKGFVCKICGYIYEGDVLPEDFICPLCKHGAADFEPIE from the coding sequence ATGGAAATTACAAAAAGCATTCAATATGTAGGCGTCAATGATCATGCTGTGGATCTGTTTGAGGGACAGTACACGGTTAAAAACGGCATGTCCTATAATTCGTATGTGATCATGGATGAAAAGATTGCCGTGATGGATACGGTTGATATTCATTTTGGCCATGAATGGCTGGACAATATTCAGAATCTGCTGGAGAAAAGGCAGCCAGATTACTTAATTGTGCAGCATATGGAGCCGGATCACTCGGCTAATATTGCGAATTTTATGAAGGTATATCCGCAGACGCAGATTGTTTCCTCAGCGAAGGCCTTTGCTATGATGCAGCAGTTTTTCGGCACCGATTTCGCAGACCGGCGCATTGTGGTCAAAGAGGGCGATACGCTGGAGCTCGGCAGTCATGTACTGAGCTTTGTTGCGGCGCCGATGGTGCACTGGCCGGAGGTGATCGTGACCTATGATCAGACGGATAAGGTACTGTTTTCCGCCGATGGCTTTGGCAAATTCGGAGCACTGGATGTGACGGAAGAATGGGATGATGAGGCGCGCCGGTATTATATCGGCATCGTAGGCAAATACGGCATGCAGGTGCAGAATCTGCTTAAAAAAGCGGCTGGACTGGATATTCAGATGATATGTCCGCTGCACGGCCCTGTACTCAAAGAAAATCTGGGCCATTATCTGAATCTGTATAACACTTGGTCCTCCTATGCCGTGGAGACAGAGGGCATTGTCATTGCCTATACGTCCATCTATGGCAATACAAGAAAGGCGGTAGAGCTGCTGGCGCAGAAGCTGCAGGAAAAGGGCTGCCCCAAGGTTGTACTGCATGATTTAGCGCGCTGTGATATGGCGCAGGCAGTGGCCGACGCTTTCCGCTACAGCAAGCTGGTGCTGGCAACCACGACCTATAATGCAGGAATCTTTCCTTTTATGCGCGAATTCATTGATCACCTGACAGAGCGCAATTATCAGAACAGAACGGTTGCCTTCATAGAAAATGGCAGCTGGGCGCCGCTGGCGGCAAAGGTGATGAAGCAAATGCTTTCAGAGAGCAAAAAGCTGACGGTCGCCGATACGGTGGTACAGATTAAATCTGCTTTAAATGAAGAAAGCACTCAGCAGCTGGAAGAGCTGGCCGCAGAGCTTTGCCGCGATTATATTGCGCAGCATGCAGAAACGGCCAATAAAAATGATATGTCCGCGCTGTTTAATATTGGATATGGATTATATGTGGTCACATCCAATGATGGAAAGCGCGATAACGGCTTGATTGTGAACACGGTTACACAGGTGACGAATACGCCCAATCAGATTGCCGTAGCCATCAATAAGGAAAATTATTCTCATCATGTCATTAAACAGACGGGAATGATGAACATCAACTGCCTGTCGACAGAAGCGCCGTTCTCGGTATTTGAGAATTTTGGGTTCCAAAGCGGGCGCACGGTAGACAAGTTTGCAAATTATGAGGAAGTGCTGCGCAGCGATAACGGACTGGCGTTTTTACCGCGCTATATCAATTCCTTTATGTCGCTGAAGGTAGAGCAATATGTGGATCTGGGGACGCATGGCATGTTCATCTGTTCCATCACAGAGGCAAGGGTGATTTCGGATATCGAGACGATGACCTACACCTATTATCAGAATCATGTGAAGCCAAAACCACAGACAGAAGGAAAAAAAGGCTTTGTCTGCAAAATCTGCGGATATATTTATGAGGGCGATGTACTGCCCGAGGACTTTATCTGCCCGCTGTGCAAGCATGGCGCAGCTGATTTTGAGCCAATTGAATAA
- a CDS encoding phosphotransferase, with protein sequence MKSFQFITKEPVCKGWSGDQKYRVATADGAQYLLRIAPKAKGSRLSDMFRVQQQLAPLGIPMCQPVAIEEHPDGTYLLQTWIEGCDAEDVIPSLSDAEQYAYGLTAGQILQKIHSLPAPASLPDWATRFNAKIDRKIKLYQACPIEFEGAPQLLSYIQANRPLLSGRPQCLQHGDYHIGNMMIENHQLIIIDFDRFDFGDPWEEFNRIVWSAQAAPSFASGMVDGYFAGPVPLLFWQLLALYISSNTLSSIAWAVSYGDQEIATMRKQAHDVLSWYHDMQTPIPSWYRPRTT encoded by the coding sequence ATGAAGTCTTTTCAGTTTATTACGAAGGAGCCTGTTTGCAAGGGCTGGTCCGGTGATCAGAAATATCGCGTTGCCACAGCAGACGGCGCCCAGTATCTTCTGCGCATAGCGCCAAAAGCTAAGGGCAGCCGCCTATCCGACATGTTCCGCGTGCAGCAGCAATTAGCGCCGCTGGGAATTCCCATGTGCCAGCCGGTGGCAATAGAGGAGCATCCTGACGGCACTTATCTTCTGCAAACCTGGATTGAAGGATGCGATGCTGAGGATGTGATTCCTTCTCTTTCCGATGCAGAGCAATATGCCTATGGCCTCACCGCCGGTCAGATTCTGCAAAAAATCCACTCGCTTCCGGCGCCTGCTTCTTTACCCGACTGGGCAACGCGGTTTAATGCTAAAATAGACCGCAAGATTAAGCTGTATCAGGCATGCCCCATTGAGTTTGAAGGAGCGCCCCAGCTCCTTTCCTACATTCAGGCTAACCGCCCGCTTCTGTCCGGTCGCCCGCAGTGCCTGCAGCACGGTGATTATCACATCGGCAATATGATGATCGAAAACCATCAGCTGATCATCATCGACTTTGACCGTTTTGATTTTGGCGATCCCTGGGAAGAGTTTAATCGCATTGTCTGGAGCGCGCAGGCTGCGCCCTCCTTTGCTTCCGGCATGGTAGACGGATATTTTGCTGGGCCGGTTCCTTTGCTCTTTTGGCAGCTGCTGGCTCTTTATATCAGCAGCAATACGCTCTCCTCTATCGCCTGGGCCGTTTCCTACGGCGATCAGGAAATTGCCACCATGCGCAAACAGGCGCATGATGTCTTAAGCTGGTATCACGATATGCAAACGCCCATCCCTTCTTGGTACCGCCCGCGTACCACCTGA
- a CDS encoding GTP-binding protein yields the protein MKKLVVGILAHVDAGKTTLSEGMLFESGRLRRLGRVDHQDAFLDHDAQERERGITIFSKQAILPLGQTEITLLDTPGHVDFSSEMERTLQVMDYAILVISSLDGVQSHTRTLWKLLERYQIPTFLFVNKMDLAGSSQEAVQKELQEQLSEGCVCFSQAQGEAFWESVAMCDETALGEYIETGRLEVSQVQELIQRRRLFPCYYGSALKLQAVGEFLEGLQLYTKSRQYPETFGAKVYKIAYDPQGTRLTYLKVTGGILKVRDSILSAGGEEKVNQIRLYSGSKYETAEAAAAGAVCAVTGLSKTYPGEGLGAEKDSQAPLLDSFLTYQVILPEGCEPHTAMQYFRMLEEEDPQLHVIWNAQLKELHVQLMGEIQLQVLQRLVQDRFGLAIHFGPGNIVYRETIEEPVEGMGHFEPLRHYAEVHLLLEPGRRGSGLVFATDCSEDVLEKNWQRLILTHLAERSYPGVLTGSPITDMKITLLTGRAHVKHTEGGDFRQATYRAVRQGLLKARSVLLEPWYAFQLEIPSQQVGRALADLQRMSAEFEQPETHQNAALISGTAPVAKLQGYALEVAAYTKGLGRLICLPEGYAPCHNADEVIAKIAYNAEKDLDNPGDSVFCAHGAGFTVKWNEADAYMHVSSHLQLQKPPERTADLPVRERRLSQAEDAELMAIFERTYGPIKQQDIRRSRELFQPSAQTDRLVMQEQEPEEEYLLVDGYNIIYAWEDLKRAAKENMDLARQMLMDRLCAYQSIKRCVCILVFDAYRIARDIAETLSYHNIYVVYTKQAETADTYIERATYEMGKKHRVRVATSDHAEQMIVLGHGAFRISAREFQEEVEAAERLMAQTLEAWNGNEGERLLQTPIQEETEKFSAEKNS from the coding sequence ATGAAGAAGCTAGTGGTTGGAATCTTGGCGCATGTGGATGCGGGCAAGACAACTTTATCAGAAGGAATGCTATTTGAAAGCGGGCGTTTGAGAAGATTGGGCCGTGTCGATCATCAGGACGCTTTTTTAGATCATGACGCGCAGGAGCGGGAGCGCGGGATTACGATTTTTTCCAAACAGGCCATCCTGCCGCTGGGGCAAACGGAAATCACACTGCTGGATACGCCTGGTCATGTTGATTTTTCCAGTGAGATGGAGCGCACCCTGCAGGTGATGGATTATGCCATATTGGTCATCAGCAGCTTAGACGGCGTGCAGAGCCATACGCGGACCTTGTGGAAGCTATTGGAGCGGTATCAGATCCCTACCTTTTTATTTGTTAACAAAATGGATCTTGCCGGCAGCAGTCAGGAAGCGGTGCAAAAGGAGCTGCAGGAGCAGCTAAGCGAGGGCTGCGTTTGCTTTTCACAGGCGCAGGGCGAGGCCTTTTGGGAGAGCGTCGCCATGTGCGATGAGACAGCTCTCGGTGAGTATATAGAGACCGGCAGGCTCGAAGTGTCGCAGGTTCAGGAGCTCATTCAGAGGCGCAGGCTGTTTCCCTGTTATTATGGCTCCGCATTAAAGCTGCAGGCAGTTGGAGAATTTTTAGAAGGGCTGCAGCTGTATACGAAAAGCAGACAATATCCGGAGACCTTTGGCGCTAAGGTGTATAAAATTGCCTATGACCCTCAGGGCACAAGGCTGACCTACCTGAAGGTAACAGGCGGCATATTAAAAGTAAGGGACAGTATTTTATCAGCCGGCGGCGAGGAGAAGGTCAATCAGATCCGGCTGTATTCGGGCAGCAAATATGAAACGGCAGAGGCAGCGGCTGCCGGAGCTGTATGCGCGGTGACGGGCTTAAGCAAAACCTATCCCGGGGAAGGGCTGGGAGCGGAGAAGGATTCGCAGGCCCCTTTGCTGGATAGCTTTCTTACCTATCAGGTTATTTTGCCCGAAGGCTGTGAGCCGCATACGGCGATGCAGTATTTTCGGATGCTGGAAGAAGAGGATCCTCAGCTTCATGTGATTTGGAATGCGCAGCTCAAGGAGCTGCATGTGCAGCTGATGGGCGAGATCCAGCTGCAGGTGCTGCAGAGATTGGTACAGGACCGCTTTGGCCTTGCGATTCACTTTGGGCCCGGCAATATTGTGTACCGGGAAACGATTGAAGAGCCGGTTGAGGGCATGGGGCATTTTGAGCCATTGCGGCATTATGCGGAGGTGCATTTGCTGCTGGAACCCGGCAGGCGGGGCAGCGGACTGGTGTTTGCAACGGACTGCAGCGAGGATGTGCTTGAAAAGAACTGGCAGAGGCTGATCCTGACACATTTGGCTGAGCGCAGCTATCCGGGCGTGCTTACCGGTTCGCCGATTACGGATATGAAGATTACGCTTCTGACCGGCAGAGCCCATGTCAAGCATACCGAGGGCGGAGATTTCCGGCAGGCTACTTACCGCGCTGTGCGGCAGGGGCTTTTAAAGGCCAGAAGTGTGCTGCTTGAGCCGTGGTATGCGTTTCAGCTGGAGATTCCCAGTCAGCAGGTAGGGCGCGCGCTAGCGGACCTGCAGCGTATGAGCGCAGAGTTTGAGCAGCCGGAGACGCACCAGAATGCAGCGCTTATCAGTGGCACAGCGCCGGTAGCCAAGCTGCAGGGCTATGCGCTGGAGGTCGCTGCTTACACAAAGGGACTGGGTCGTCTGATCTGCCTGCCGGAGGGCTATGCGCCCTGTCATAATGCAGACGAGGTCATAGCGAAGATCGCCTATAATGCCGAGAAGGACCTGGACAATCCGGGAGATTCTGTGTTTTGCGCCCATGGCGCCGGCTTTACGGTCAAGTGGAATGAGGCGGATGCCTATATGCATGTAAGCAGTCATCTGCAGCTGCAAAAGCCGCCGGAACGGACTGCAGACTTGCCGGTGCGCGAGCGCAGGCTCTCACAAGCGGAGGATGCGGAGCTGATGGCCATTTTTGAACGGACCTATGGGCCGATTAAGCAGCAGGATATCCGGCGGAGCCGGGAGCTGTTTCAGCCGAGCGCGCAGACGGACAGGCTTGTGATGCAGGAGCAGGAGCCGGAGGAGGAATATCTGCTGGTGGACGGCTATAATATCATTTATGCATGGGAGGATTTGAAAAGGGCCGCCAAGGAGAATATGGATCTGGCGCGGCAAATGCTGATGGACAGGCTATGCGCGTATCAGAGCATTAAAAGATGCGTGTGCATTTTGGTGTTTGATGCCTACCGCATAGCGCGGGATATCGCGGAGACGCTTTCCTATCATAATATTTATGTTGTCTATACTAAGCAAGCCGAAACAGCGGATACCTATATTGAGCGGGCGACTTATGAGATGGGGAAGAAGCATAGAGTGCGGGTGGCTACCTCTGACCATGCGGAGCAGATGATTGTGCTGGGGCACGGCGCTTTTCGCATTTCGGCCCGCGAGTTTCAGGAGGAGGTGGAGGCGGCTGAAAGGCTTATGGCGCAGACACTGGAGGCGTGGAACGGAAACGAAGGCGAGCGGCTGCTGCAAACGCCGATTCAGGAGGAGACAGAAAAGTTTTCTGCCGAAAAAAATTCTTAA